From Chlamydiota bacterium, the proteins below share one genomic window:
- the hemB gene encoding porphobilinogen synthase: MPYPIHRLRRLRQNKILRSSIDQVLKEIKEAVSLGIPAFLLFGIPTSKNAQGTEAYGSGGIVQKAVRAIKKEFPEILVITDVCLCEYMDHGHCGTLKDQNSKFKIQNLKEVIIDNDLTLKLLQKTALSHVESGADIVAPSGMMDGMVQSIRMALDQKGFQDTPILSYAAKFASGFYGPFRDAAESPPQFGDRKSYQMPFSNREEALREIALDIEEGADMVMVKPALAYLDIIRDIREKFHIPVAAYHVSGEYSMVKAAHEKGWLSEKEIVLEILTASRRAGAHILITYWAKDVAKWFKAR; this comes from the coding sequence ATGCCCTATCCCATTCATCGATTGAGACGATTGCGTCAAAATAAAATTTTACGAAGCTCCATTGATCAGGTCTTGAAAGAAATTAAAGAAGCCGTTTCCTTAGGAATCCCTGCGTTTCTTTTATTTGGAATTCCAACTTCAAAGAATGCTCAAGGAACTGAAGCCTATGGCTCTGGCGGCATTGTTCAAAAGGCCGTTCGTGCCATCAAAAAAGAATTCCCTGAAATTTTGGTTATCACAGATGTTTGTCTTTGTGAATACATGGATCACGGGCATTGTGGAACCTTAAAAGATCAAAATTCAAAATTCAAAATTCAAAATTTGAAAGAGGTAATTATTGATAACGACTTAACGCTTAAATTGCTACAAAAGACAGCTCTTTCTCACGTAGAATCAGGTGCGGACATCGTTGCCCCCAGTGGCATGATGGACGGAATGGTTCAATCTATTCGCATGGCTTTGGATCAAAAGGGCTTTCAAGATACCCCTATTCTTTCTTACGCAGCCAAATTTGCTTCGGGCTTTTATGGCCCTTTCCGAGATGCAGCTGAATCCCCTCCTCAATTTGGAGATCGCAAGAGTTATCAAATGCCTTTCTCAAACCGTGAAGAAGCATTAAGGGAGATTGCGCTTGATATTGAGGAAGGAGCAGATATGGTCATGGTAAAACCCGCTTTGGCCTACTTAGATATTATTCGAGATATTCGCGAGAAATTTCATATTCCTGTGGCGGCTTATCATGTGAGTGGAGAATATTCAATGGTGAAGGCGGCCCATGAAAAGGGTTGGCTTTCTGAAAAAGAAATAGTTCTAGAAATTCTCACGGCCTCTCGCAGGGCAGGGGCTCATATCCTCATTACTTATTGGGCCAAAGACGTAGCAAAGTGGTTTAAAGCCAGGTAA
- a CDS encoding AbrB/MazE/SpoVT family DNA-binding domain-containing protein produces MIFAKISSKNQLTLPKDIVRSLGLRRGDLLSVRRLDNKIILVPQSFEDKYPEDLLERLEKKLSKGLLPKEKKFSSKRDLLEDLDK; encoded by the coding sequence ATGATTTTTGCCAAGATTTCAAGTAAGAATCAACTCACGTTGCCCAAAGATATTGTTCGATCCTTAGGTTTGAGAAGAGGGGATCTTCTCTCAGTGAGAAGACTGGATAATAAAATTATTCTTGTCCCTCAGTCTTTCGAAGATAAATATCCGGAGGATCTCTTGGAGCGCCTTGAGAAAAAGTTGAGCAAAGGCCTTTTACCAAAGGAAAAGAAATTTTCGAGCAAGAGAGACCTTTTGGAAGATTTAGACAAGTGA